The sequence below is a genomic window from Photobacterium atrarenae.
ACAAGCCGATATTCGACGCACTGACGCCAAGATGCGCCAGCCACAATGCCCAGAAAGGCAAGTACACACCGTAATTAAAAAAGAAACCGATCAGGTATTGTGAGGTCCACCCGAACGGGCTGCTTCGCAACATGCCAAGTCCTATATGCAGAAAGAAGAGTAACAGCAGCCATTATGCCGAATTCATCCAGCCACCCCAACGAAATTATCAGACAATTTATTTCCCCTTTTTCGAGCCAGGCCATATTTCTGTCTACCGGACCGGCCAGACAGCTACAATGGCCGCTGAAAATCACGGTATCAGGGGCAACCGGCACACCGGCTGCATCGTCCCTAGACTAAAGTCGTCTGGAGCTTCCTGCTGTTCTGCACAACACTGTCTAGCATCAATGTCCAATCCCTTTTCTGTGCGCCATGCGCCCTTTATGCGGAAGCCTGCTATGCCAGATAAATTCGATACCTCGTTACCACCCTTTGACTGCCTCAGCGACAGCCAGCAACAGCGTTTGCGCGATGCTCTGGATGTCGCCTATTTCCGGGCCGGGGAAACCATTATCGAAGCCGATGAAGCCTGCCAGCAGCTCTACATTATTATCAAGGGCAGTGTAGAGGAGCGTGCCGCTGACGGGCAGGAGATTTTCGCCCACTATACTGCCGATGATCTGTTTGATGTCCGGGCCCAACTGGATGCGCGCAGCCGCCACCACTACCAGGCACTGGAAGATACCCTGTGCTATCTGCTGCCGCGCGAGCACTTTATCGCGCTGTACCAATCCAACTCGCAGTTTGCTGCTTACTTTGACGGCAACCTGGCCCAGCGCCAGCAGCTACTGGACGAAGCACACCAACAACAGAACCTGGCCGAGTTTATCCTGACCAAGATCAGTGATGACAATATCCAGCCCTGCCTGATTGTGCCGCACGACACCAATCTGACGGCCGTCACCCAGGCAATGCGCGATAAAAGGGTCGATGCGGCCCTGGTCAAACTCAATGCAACGCCGCAGTACGGTATTGTCACCCGGACCAATTTGCTCCATGCGGTTCTGCTGGACAGCCTGCCGGCCTCGACGCCGGTCAGCCAGGTGGCGACAACGCCAGTGATCAGCGTCAACAAGGGGGATTTCCTGTTCAATGCCATGCTGGCGATGACACGACATAAAGTGAAGCGAGTCCAGGTGCTGGACGGCGACAACGTGGCCGGAATGCTGGATCTGACCCAGGTGCTGAGCCTGTTTTCCACTCATTCTCATGTCCTGACCCTGCGCATTGCCCGCGCCAAAACCATTGATGAACTGGCGCTGGCAGCCGGCAGCCAGCACCGGCTGGTGGAAACCCTGTTCAACAACGGGATCCACACCCTGTTCGTGATGGAGCTGATTGCCACGGTCAATGAACAAATTATCGAGAAAGCCTTCCAGCTGGTGGTCCCGCCCGAGATGCATGACCGCTGCTGTCTGATCGTGATGGGCTCTGAAGGACGTGGCGAGCAGATCCTCAAAACCGACCAGGACAATGCCCTGATCCTCCAGGACGGAATCGACTGGCCGGGCTGCGCGCAAGTGATGGCGCGGTTAACCCAGACCCTGCACCAACTAGGCTATCCGTTATGTCCCGGCAAGGTCATGGTCAACAACCCGCAATGGGTCAAACCTCAAAGTGAGTGGTTACATACGCTCAGCGACTTTGTCCAGGCCGGAACGGAGAACGCGGTGATGGCACTGGCGATCCTGGCCGACAGCCATGCGGTAGCCGGCAACCGGGCCCTGCTGAGCCCGCTGCAAACCCACCTCC
It includes:
- a CDS encoding DUF294 nucleotidyltransferase-like domain-containing protein, with amino-acid sequence MPDKFDTSLPPFDCLSDSQQQRLRDALDVAYFRAGETIIEADEACQQLYIIIKGSVEERAADGQEIFAHYTADDLFDVRAQLDARSRHHYQALEDTLCYLLPREHFIALYQSNSQFAAYFDGNLAQRQQLLDEAHQQQNLAEFILTKISDDNIQPCLIVPHDTNLTAVTQAMRDKRVDAALVKLNATPQYGIVTRTNLLHAVLLDSLPASTPVSQVATTPVISVNKGDFLFNAMLAMTRHKVKRVQVLDGDNVAGMLDLTQVLSLFSTHSHVLTLRIARAKTIDELALAAGSQHRLVETLFNNGIHTLFVMELIATVNEQIIEKAFQLVVPPEMHDRCCLIVMGSEGRGEQILKTDQDNALILQDGIDWPGCAQVMARLTQTLHQLGYPLCPGKVMVNNPQWVKPQSEWLHTLSDFVQAGTENAVMALAILADSHAVAGNRALLSPLQTHLHQLLADQELLLATFTRPALQFSVPLTLFGKLKTGKEGLDIKRGGIFPIVHGIRALALEHAIADNNTFARIDQLTRCRVLEPETASNLSEALKLFIKLRLRQQLGQQQDPQSRGMQQHLDISVLSRAERDLLRHSLHVVKKFKEWLGYHYQIRD